In a genomic window of Methanosarcina horonobensis HB-1 = JCM 15518:
- a CDS encoding Fic family protein, whose product MADTDTQLIKGELLARISEKMKQLDSMRPIPADVLGRLHEETRLVHTYHSNAIEGNTLTLQETKLILEEGLTIGGKSLREHIEATNNAKAFDRMEELAKKKCSIDHIIIQEIHEIVTRGILEDAGRYRTRNVRITGAVKSSPDWSKIAKLMDELIEKITENSEHPIETASFLHHRFVEIHPFSDGNGRVARLLTNLYLIARDYPPVVLKKEDRGKYYKCLRAADTGNLGPFANYIAKAVDENLTLYLSISGGNDELLPLKELAMETPYSQEYLSLRARQGLLDAVKIGKTWHSSKHAVGQYLSEHGKKDI is encoded by the coding sequence ATGGCAGATACCGATACTCAACTGATTAAAGGAGAACTTCTTGCAAGAATAAGTGAAAAAATGAAGCAGCTAGACTCCATGCGGCCCATTCCGGCAGATGTTTTAGGCAGGCTCCATGAAGAGACGAGGTTAGTGCACACCTACCACTCGAACGCGATAGAAGGTAATACGCTAACACTCCAGGAAACAAAACTTATCCTGGAAGAAGGGCTGACTATTGGCGGGAAATCTCTCAGAGAGCATATTGAAGCGACAAATAACGCGAAAGCTTTTGACCGGATGGAAGAGCTGGCAAAGAAAAAATGTTCAATAGACCATATCATAATTCAGGAAATCCATGAAATTGTAACCAGAGGCATACTTGAAGATGCAGGCAGATACCGCACCAGAAATGTGAGGATAACCGGTGCAGTAAAATCTTCGCCCGATTGGTCGAAGATAGCGAAACTGATGGATGAACTTATCGAAAAGATAACTGAAAACAGTGAGCATCCCATTGAAACAGCTTCCTTCCTGCATCACAGGTTTGTAGAAATTCATCCATTCAGTGACGGAAACGGACGGGTAGCCCGGCTTCTCACAAATTTATATTTGATTGCAAGGGATTATCCTCCTGTCGTGCTCAAAAAAGAGGACAGGGGAAAATACTACAAATGCCTTAGAGCTGCAGATACTGGTAACTTGGGACCGTTTGCCAATTACATAGCAAAAGCCGTGGATGAAAACTTGACCCTTTATCTCTCCATCTCAGGAGGAAACGACGAACTATTGCCTCTGAAAGAACTTGCCATGGAAACTCCTTATTCTCAGGAATACCTCAGCCTGCGGGCCAGACAGGGGCTTCTGGATGCAGTAAAAATAGGAAAAACATGGCACAGTTCAAAACATGCGGTTGGACAGTATCTATCCGAGCATGGAAAAAAGGATATTTGA
- a CDS encoding type II toxin-antitoxin system HicB family antitoxin: MLIQYIQAALERAKYEIIDDEEPYYGEVPELEGVWATGKTLEECRRNLEEVIDEWIVIRLRNRLPLPRIGNHIIKEPGDIAVV; encoded by the coding sequence ATGCTTATACAATATATCCAAGCAGCTCTTGAAAGGGCAAAATACGAAATAATCGATGACGAAGAACCTTATTATGGAGAAGTCCCCGAACTTGAGGGTGTATGGGCTACAGGCAAGACCCTTGAAGAATGCCGCCGAAACCTGGAAGAAGTTATCGATGAATGGATTGTCATCAGATTAAGAAACAGACTGCCTCTTCCCCGGATAGGAAACCATATAATCAAAGAACCGGGAGATATTGCAGTTGTCTAA
- a CDS encoding NAD(P)-dependent alcohol dehydrogenase: protein MKGFAMLEIGKVGWIDAERPSAGPYDAIVRPLAVAPCTSDIHTVWEGALGDRKNMILGHEAVGVIDEIGSEVKDFKPGDKVIVPAITPDWRSMEAQDGVPMHSNGMLSGWKFSNFKSGVFAECFHVNDADMNLALLPEGMPLEQAVMLSDMATTGIQGAEMAKIKTGSTVAVIGIGPVGLMAVAGATILGAGRLFAVGSRKVSVDLALEYGASEIIDYRKGGLVEQILEKTNGKGVDSVIIAGGNENTISDAVKIVKPGGTVSNVNYYGTGDILPIPRIEWGSGMAHKDIRGGLTTGGRLRMERMADLCTYGRIKPEKMVTHVFEGFDKMEEALMLMKNKPRDLIKPVVLLDE, encoded by the coding sequence ATGAAAGGATTTGCAATGCTTGAAATCGGAAAAGTGGGATGGATTGATGCTGAAAGACCTTCAGCAGGACCATATGATGCAATAGTGAGGCCTCTTGCGGTCGCGCCGTGTACATCAGATATTCATACTGTCTGGGAAGGTGCGCTTGGAGACCGCAAAAACATGATTTTAGGACACGAAGCCGTAGGTGTTATAGATGAAATCGGATCAGAGGTCAAAGACTTCAAACCAGGCGATAAAGTAATTGTTCCTGCAATTACACCTGACTGGAGGTCCATGGAGGCACAGGATGGAGTACCTATGCACTCAAATGGAATGCTTTCTGGATGGAAGTTTTCAAACTTCAAAAGTGGGGTTTTTGCAGAATGTTTCCATGTAAATGATGCAGACATGAATTTAGCTCTACTTCCAGAAGGAATGCCCCTCGAACAGGCTGTCATGCTATCAGATATGGCAACTACCGGAATACAGGGTGCAGAAATGGCAAAAATTAAAACGGGCTCTACAGTTGCAGTCATAGGAATTGGTCCCGTTGGTCTGATGGCAGTGGCAGGTGCAACTATTCTTGGTGCAGGCAGGCTCTTTGCAGTAGGAAGCCGGAAAGTCTCTGTTGATCTTGCTCTGGAATACGGAGCATCTGAAATTATTGACTACAGAAAAGGTGGACTTGTTGAACAGATTCTTGAAAAGACGAATGGAAAAGGTGTGGATTCTGTAATCATAGCAGGAGGAAATGAAAACACAATTTCGGATGCAGTCAAAATTGTAAAACCTGGAGGCACTGTATCAAACGTCAACTACTACGGAACCGGAGACATACTTCCCATTCCACGTATTGAATGGGGGTCGGGTATGGCTCACAAAGACATACGTGGAGGCCTGACAACCGGAGGTCGTCTGAGAATGGAAAGAATGGCAGACCTGTGTACCTATGGAAGAATAAAACCGGAAAAAATGGTCACCCATGTATTCGAAGGATTCGACAAAATGGAAGAAGCTCTTATGCTCATGAAAAATAAACCAAGAGATCTGATCAAACCTGTTGTTCTTCTGGATGAATAA
- a CDS encoding tetratricopeptide repeat protein produces MGEILHLQGNNAEAIKHFETALKLNPRVGVKRTLEKLKKID; encoded by the coding sequence TTGGGAGAAATACTCCATTTACAGGGAAATAATGCTGAGGCGATAAAACATTTTGAAACCGCATTGAAACTTAATCCCAGGGTGGGAGTAAAAAGGACACTCGAAAAATTAAAGAAAATCGATTAA
- a CDS encoding TrmB family transcriptional regulator — translation MDEKLLAKIGLNRYESSVYLTLLKQDSIEASKLSHASKVPIGKIYEVLKALKNYELVEIQPSRPQRYRAVDPKSAFKLMYKRKEEETLNELKILKETFDEIERELCNDSSPQNVETIFWPDRFRNNELNEMVTSSFEKIEQEMCVVIHIKYKPGRSELYDASVSTFSKAYMSLVQRGIKVKILDPGSQLLPSLKELIDSIEDLSFKRDFKDLMEVRILETEYNFTIIDSKITLIDIEDQFNMSRNLGMTRIYNESYAKRFKTKFDELWTNGELFL, via the coding sequence ATGGATGAAAAATTACTTGCAAAAATTGGATTGAACAGGTATGAGAGTTCAGTTTACCTGACACTTCTAAAACAGGATTCTATAGAAGCAAGCAAATTATCACATGCATCGAAAGTCCCTATAGGAAAGATCTACGAGGTTCTCAAAGCCCTCAAAAATTATGAGCTTGTCGAAATCCAGCCATCACGACCACAGAGATACCGGGCGGTTGATCCTAAAAGCGCATTTAAACTCATGTACAAAAGAAAAGAGGAAGAAACACTCAATGAGCTAAAAATTCTCAAAGAAACATTTGATGAAATCGAAAGGGAACTTTGCAACGACAGTTCCCCACAAAATGTTGAAACTATCTTCTGGCCTGACAGGTTTCGTAATAATGAACTAAATGAAATGGTGACTTCATCTTTTGAGAAAATAGAGCAAGAAATGTGTGTTGTAATTCATATTAAGTACAAGCCTGGAAGATCGGAGCTGTATGATGCCTCAGTATCCACCTTTAGCAAAGCTTATATGAGTTTAGTACAGCGCGGCATAAAAGTTAAAATTTTAGATCCGGGATCACAACTACTGCCATCATTAAAAGAGCTTATTGATTCAATAGAAGATCTGTCATTTAAACGCGATTTTAAGGATCTGATGGAAGTAAGAATTTTAGAAACCGAATACAATTTTACAATCATCGATTCTAAGATAACCCTGATCGATATTGAAGACCAGTTCAATATGAGTAGAAACCTCGGTATGACAAGAATATATAATGAATCATATGCAAAGCGATTCAAGACAAAATTTGATGAACTCTGGACAAATGGTGAATTATTTCTCTAA
- a CDS encoding CxxC-x17-CxxC domain-containing protein → MAFNDRNMFRGNNFGAPREMHKAICSDCNVETEVPFKPDPERPVYCRECLPNHRKSRENRY, encoded by the coding sequence ATGGCTTTTAATGACAGAAACATGTTTAGAGGAAATAATTTCGGCGCTCCCAGAGAAATGCACAAAGCTATCTGTTCTGACTGCAATGTTGAGACAGAAGTGCCTTTCAAACCTGACCCGGAAAGACCGGTCTATTGCAGAGAGTGTCTTCCTAACCACAGGAAATCCAGAGAAAACAGATACTAA
- a CDS encoding CxxC-x17-CxxC domain-containing protein — translation MAFNDRNFRGNSGGFRGNSGPREMTKVTCSDCGVETEVPFKPTEGRPVYCRECLPNHRKF, via the coding sequence ATGGCTTTTAATGACAGAAATTTCAGGGGAAATTCCGGAGGTTTCCGCGGTAACAGCGGACCAAGGGAAATGACAAAAGTGACCTGTTCTGACTGCGGTGTTGAAACTGAGGTACCGTTCAAACCCACCGAAGGAAGACCAGTGTATTGCAGGGAATGTCTTCCTAACCACAGGAAATTTTAA
- a CDS encoding toxin-antitoxin system TumE family protein — protein MQISESSGSNFRRYFYHLQKGDEMVKRWDNSPHWKDPKTFPYHVCGYC, from the coding sequence TTGCAGATTAGTGAAAGTTCAGGGTCAAACTTCAGACGGTACTTCTACCACCTTCAAAAAGGGGATGAGATGGTAAAACGATGGGACAATTCTCCTCACTGGAAAGATCCTAAAACGTTTCCATATCATGTATGTGGCTATTGCTGA
- a CDS encoding flavodoxin family protein, with the protein MKVLAINSSPRMDKGNTALILNPFLEGMKEAGAEVELFYTKKLNINPCTGEFNCWLKTPGKCYHNDDMNILYPKIAEVDVIVFATPVYVDGVTGPMKNLIDRMIPRVQPFFELREEHCRHSVRGEAKTLKFVLISNCGFWEKDNFDPLLVFMKAFCKNASAEFAGALLRPHGEAMPGMLEMGAPINDIFEAAKEAGRQLAKGQKISQENLDAVSRELLPKEMYIQIVNQYFQQTLEALEKC; encoded by the coding sequence ATGAAAGTTCTGGCAATAAATTCCAGTCCAAGAATGGATAAAGGCAACACGGCTTTGATACTGAATCCTTTTCTTGAAGGGATGAAAGAAGCAGGAGCAGAGGTTGAACTCTTCTATACAAAGAAGCTTAATATCAACCCCTGTACAGGTGAGTTTAACTGCTGGCTGAAGACCCCAGGTAAGTGTTATCATAATGACGACATGAATATCTTATATCCTAAGATCGCTGAGGTTGACGTTATAGTGTTTGCTACCCCCGTTTATGTAGACGGGGTCACGGGTCCGATGAAGAATCTGATTGACAGGATGATACCAAGGGTACAGCCCTTCTTTGAGCTACGAGAAGAACACTGTCGCCATTCAGTACGTGGGGAAGCTAAGACTCTCAAATTTGTGCTGATCTCTAATTGTGGTTTTTGGGAGAAGGATAATTTTGATCCCTTGCTTGTGTTTATGAAAGCATTTTGTAAGAATGCATCCGCCGAGTTTGCAGGGGCACTTTTGCGCCCTCATGGCGAAGCTATGCCCGGTATGCTGGAGATGGGTGCACCGATAAATGACATTTTTGAGGCGGCAAAGGAAGCAGGTCGTCAGCTCGCAAAAGGACAGAAGATATCACAGGAAAACCTTGATGCTGTGAGCCGTGAACTCTTGCCGAAGGAAATGTATATTCAGATTGTAAACCAGTATTTCCAGCAAACTTTAGAAGCACTGGAGAAGTGTTAA
- a CDS encoding class I SAM-dependent methyltransferase encodes MFWNEVYKGTPPWDLDHPQSAFQALIQSGEIRPGRALDIGCGRGENAIMLAMSGCDVTGMDLAENAISDARAKAVERHIKVNFVVGNVLQMDRFFKEGEFDVVIDSGLFHVMTDEERPVFTQQVHRILREGGKYFMLCFSDKEPGEYELPRRLSKAEIESTFSPLFNIVYIKDAVFDSLLSPSSRKAYLLSATRN; translated from the coding sequence TTGTTCTGGAATGAAGTATATAAGGGCACGCCGCCGTGGGACCTAGATCACCCCCAGTCTGCTTTTCAGGCTCTTATACAAAGTGGAGAGATCAGGCCTGGTCGAGCTCTGGACATAGGATGTGGCCGGGGTGAGAATGCGATAATGCTGGCTATGAGTGGATGTGATGTTACAGGTATGGACCTTGCTGAAAATGCCATCTCCGACGCAAGGGCAAAAGCTGTAGAGCGTCATATTAAGGTAAACTTTGTTGTAGGAAATGTACTGCAGATGGACCGGTTTTTCAAGGAAGGCGAGTTCGATGTCGTCATAGATTCCGGCCTGTTTCACGTGATGACAGATGAAGAGAGACCGGTTTTTACGCAACAGGTGCACAGGATACTCAGGGAAGGCGGCAAATATTTCATGCTATGTTTCTCTGATAAGGAGCCGGGAGAATACGAGTTGCCCAGAAGACTCTCAAAAGCTGAAATAGAGAGTACTTTTTCGCCCCTTTTTAATATAGTCTATATAAAAGACGCGGTTTTTGATTCGTTGCTCAGTCCGAGTAGTAGAAAAGCCTATCTTTTATCAGCTACAAGAAATTAA
- a CDS encoding DUF1699 family protein yields MKIRVVSSREEISTLNPNERIVHLTFRPSNKDIFELVETCPRIEVIQLPKSYMATVSKSIEMFLQMQRIQLLEGDIWGHRKDINEYYVIPPLLLENIKEMKIEGKSTEEIEKMVSSESKLKPEMVAYLLTKEISV; encoded by the coding sequence ATGAAAATTAGAGTGGTCAGTTCTAGAGAAGAAATCTCTACACTTAACCCAAATGAGCGTATCGTACACCTGACATTCAGACCTTCAAACAAGGATATCTTTGAACTGGTAGAAACATGCCCGAGGATTGAAGTAATTCAGTTGCCTAAATCTTATATGGCTACTGTCTCAAAGTCCATAGAAATGTTCCTTCAGATGCAGAGAATCCAGCTTCTCGAAGGAGATATCTGGGGTCACAGGAAAGACATCAATGAATATTACGTAATTCCACCCCTGCTACTTGAAAACATCAAGGAAATGAAAATAGAAGGTAAATCCACTGAGGAGATTGAGAAGATGGTTTCAAGTGAAAGTAAGCTAAAACCCGAAATGGTCGCTTATCTCCTGACAAAAGAAATTTCTGTTTGA
- a CDS encoding NAD(P)-dependent alcohol dehydrogenase, whose product MKGFAMLGIGKVGWIDAERPSAGPYDAIVRPIAVAPCTSDVHTVWEGALGDRKNLILGHESAGVIDEIGSEVKDFKPGDKVIVPAITPDWRSMEAQDGVPMHSNGMLGGWKFSNSKNGVFAEYFHVNDADMNLALLPEGMPLEQAVMLSDMATTGIQGAEMAKIKTGSTVAVIGIGPVGLMAVAGATILGAGRLFAIGSRKASVDLALEYGASEIIDYRKGGLVEQILEKTNGKGVDSVIIAGGNENTISDAVKIVKPGGTVSNVNYYGTGDILPIPRIEWGVGMSHKDIRGSLTTGGRLRMERMANLCTYGRIKPEKMATHVFKGFDKIEDALMLMKNKPRDLIKPVVLLDK is encoded by the coding sequence ATGAAAGGATTTGCAATGCTTGGTATTGGGAAAGTGGGATGGATTGATGCTGAAAGACCTTCAGCAGGACCATATGATGCAATCGTTAGACCTATTGCTGTTGCTCCGTGTACCTCAGATGTTCATACTGTCTGGGAAGGTGCGCTTGGAGACCGCAAAAACTTGATTTTAGGACATGAATCTGCAGGTGTTATAGATGAAATCGGATCAGAGGTCAAAGACTTCAAACCAGGCGATAAAGTAATTGTTCCTGCAATTACACCTGACTGGCGATCTATGGAGGCACAGGATGGAGTACCTATGCACTCAAATGGAATGCTTGGTGGATGGAAATTTTCAAACTCCAAAAATGGAGTCTTTGCAGAATATTTCCATGTAAATGATGCAGACATGAATTTAGCTCTACTTCCAGAAGGAATGCCCCTCGAACAGGCTGTCATGCTATCAGATATGGCAACTACCGGAATACAGGGTGCAGAAATGGCAAAAATTAAAACGGGCTCTACAGTTGCAGTCATAGGAATTGGTCCCGTTGGTCTGATGGCAGTGGCAGGTGCAACTATTCTTGGTGCAGGCAGGCTCTTTGCAATAGGAAGTCGGAAAGCCTCTGTTGATCTTGCTCTGGAATACGGAGCATCTGAAATTATTGACTACAGAAAAGGTGGACTTGTTGAACAGATTCTTGAAAAGACGAATGGAAAAGGTGTGGACTCTGTAATCATAGCAGGAGGAAATGAAAACACAATTTCGGATGCAGTCAAAATTGTAAAACCTGGAGGCACTGTATCAAACGTCAACTACTACGGAACCGGAGACATACTTCCCATTCCACGTATTGAATGGGGGGTGGGTATGTCTCACAAAGACATACGTGGTAGCCTGACAACCGGAGGTCGTCTGAGAATGGAAAGAATGGCAAACCTATGTACCTACGGAAGAATAAAACCGGAAAAAATGGCCACCCACGTATTCAAAGGATTCGACAAAATAGAAGATGCTCTCATGCTCATGAAAAATAAACCAAGAGATCTGATCAAACCTGTTGTTCTTCTGGATAAATAA
- a CDS encoding carbon starvation CstA family protein, with the protein MISFLISLATLLLGYFSYGMFVENVFGADSSRRTPAYTKEDGVDFVPLSWPRIFLIQFLNIAGLGPIYGAILGALYGPASFLWIVLGSIFAGGVHDYFSGMLSVRHEGKSISEIVGIYLGRKARVAIIVFSTILLILIGTVFMSGPAGLMANLGFTGLLAQSNFWLVIILLYYFLATVDPIDKIVSRIYPLFGAVLLIMALGIVSMLLIKGYEIPEIAFRSFHPEGLPLWPMLFVTIACGAVSGFHSTQSPVMSRCLTNEKYGRRIFYGAMIAEGVIALIWAAAAMSFFPGGVTGLSEITTAGGAALVVKNVSLGLLGPVGGILAILGVIACPITSGDTAFRSVRLTIADAINLDQRPLKNRLIIALPIFAIGFSLTLIDFSIVWRYFAFSNQALATIVLWTSAVYLSNNDRFHWIATIPAAFMTAVVTTYILQAPEGFSLPTSITYPAGVGCAAAACGLFATFLRKRSLSSAYSVSKQ; encoded by the coding sequence ATGATCAGTTTCCTTATCTCTCTGGCCACTCTTTTGTTGGGCTATTTTTCGTACGGTATGTTTGTCGAAAATGTATTCGGAGCTGATTCTTCACGAAGAACGCCTGCGTACACCAAGGAAGACGGTGTTGATTTTGTTCCCCTCAGCTGGCCAAGAATATTCCTCATCCAATTTCTCAACATTGCTGGCCTGGGCCCTATATATGGGGCTATTCTGGGAGCCTTATACGGTCCCGCTTCTTTCCTGTGGATCGTCCTGGGTAGTATTTTTGCAGGCGGAGTGCATGATTATTTTTCCGGAATGCTAAGTGTCCGTCATGAGGGAAAGAGCATTTCAGAAATTGTGGGGATATATTTAGGAAGAAAGGCCAGGGTTGCCATTATCGTGTTCTCCACCATCTTACTCATACTTATAGGAACGGTATTTATGTCCGGACCGGCAGGACTTATGGCAAATCTGGGATTCACAGGGCTACTGGCCCAATCGAATTTCTGGCTGGTCATCATCCTCCTATATTACTTCCTGGCTACTGTCGATCCGATCGACAAGATCGTAAGCCGTATCTACCCCTTATTTGGAGCTGTCCTGTTGATAATGGCATTAGGCATCGTCTCCATGCTTCTCATTAAAGGATATGAGATACCTGAAATAGCCTTCAGGAGTTTCCATCCTGAAGGCCTTCCTTTGTGGCCTATGCTTTTTGTAACCATAGCCTGCGGAGCTGTTAGCGGGTTCCACTCAACCCAGTCTCCGGTAATGTCCCGATGTCTGACTAATGAGAAATATGGCAGACGTATTTTTTACGGAGCTATGATAGCAGAGGGGGTTATCGCCCTTATCTGGGCTGCTGCTGCAATGTCTTTCTTTCCAGGAGGAGTAACCGGTCTGAGTGAAATCACTACTGCAGGAGGTGCTGCCCTGGTGGTAAAGAATGTATCATTGGGTTTGCTGGGGCCTGTAGGAGGAATTCTAGCAATCCTCGGAGTTATTGCCTGCCCCATTACATCTGGAGATACGGCATTCAGGAGTGTACGTCTAACCATAGCTGATGCAATTAACCTGGACCAGAGACCTTTAAAGAACAGGTTAATAATAGCTTTGCCAATATTTGCCATCGGGTTCAGTCTGACTCTGATCGATTTCAGTATAGTCTGGCGTTACTTCGCTTTCTCGAATCAGGCATTAGCTACCATAGTTCTCTGGACATCTGCTGTATATTTGTCAAATAACGACAGATTTCACTGGATCGCTACCATCCCGGCTGCATTTATGACAGCGGTGGTAACAACATATATCTTACAGGCCCCTGAAGGGTTCAGCCTACCAACCAGTATCACTTATCCTGCAGGAGTAGGCTGTGCAGCCGCAGCTTGTGGTTTATTTGCTACCTTTTTAAGGAAAAGATCTCTATCATCAGCTTACTCGGTGAGTAAACAATGA
- a CDS encoding SAM-dependent methyltransferase, whose translation MFTKSNKYDFDFVKENMMGPNSMKILEEVSESLKFEKGMRILDLGCGRGLTSIFLAKEYDVTVFATDLWISATENYERIKSMGLEDKIIPIHAEAHNLPFANEFFDLAISIDAYHYFGIEADYLTKYFAPLVKKGGQMAVAVPGLKQEFTNGVPAELVPYWFDDMTLTLHSYDWWYNLWKSSDLVSIKECKELNCLKESWQDWLSCDNDYARRDIGMMEAEGGNYFNLVSIIATKL comes from the coding sequence ATGTTTACAAAAAGTAACAAATATGATTTTGATTTTGTTAAAGAAAACATGATGGGACCAAACTCAATGAAGATTCTTGAAGAAGTGTCCGAATCTTTGAAATTTGAGAAAGGTATGAGAATACTTGATCTTGGTTGTGGGAGAGGGCTGACCTCAATATTCCTGGCAAAAGAATATGATGTTACAGTTTTTGCAACTGATCTCTGGATCAGTGCAACAGAGAACTATGAGAGAATTAAGTCAATGGGCCTGGAAGATAAAATAATCCCAATCCATGCCGAAGCACACAACCTACCTTTTGCAAATGAGTTTTTTGATCTTGCCATAAGCATAGATGCCTATCATTATTTTGGGATCGAAGCAGATTATTTGACAAAGTATTTTGCTCCACTCGTAAAAAAAGGAGGGCAAATGGCAGTTGCAGTTCCGGGCTTGAAGCAGGAATTTACAAATGGAGTTCCAGCAGAATTAGTGCCATACTGGTTTGATGATATGACTTTAACTCTACACTCATACGATTGGTGGTATAATTTATGGAAAAGCTCTGATTTGGTAAGTATTAAAGAATGCAAAGAATTAAATTGCTTAAAAGAATCCTGGCAGGATTGGCTTTCGTGTGATAACGATTATGCTCGTAGGGATATAGGAATGATGGAAGCTGAAGGTGGAAACTACTTTAATCTGGTTTCAATCATAGCTACAAAGTTATGA
- the eif1A gene encoding translation initiation factor eIF-1A, with protein MRKRQSGSNKPVNAGDTPEVSRVRIPRKDRNEVLATVASLLGSKRVTLQCMDGVVRMGRIPGSKKKKMWIREGDVVIANPWEIQDSKAEVIWKYTRPQVEWLERKGYIK; from the coding sequence ATTAGAAAAAGACAATCGGGATCAAACAAACCAGTAAATGCAGGAGATACCCCTGAAGTATCAAGGGTACGAATCCCCCGCAAAGACCGAAATGAAGTCCTGGCAACGGTTGCGAGTTTACTAGGTTCGAAAAGGGTAACGCTTCAATGTATGGATGGAGTCGTTCGCATGGGCAGGATTCCAGGTTCTAAAAAGAAGAAGATGTGGATCCGCGAAGGCGATGTTGTCATAGCCAATCCCTGGGAAATCCAGGACTCCAAAGCCGAAGTAATCTGGAAATATACAAGACCTCAGGTCGAATGGCTTGAGCGGAAAGGCTATATTAAGTAA
- a CDS encoding undecaprenyl diphosphate synthase family protein, with the protein MPGHIAIIPDGNRRWALSRGLEKHEGYDNGIVPGLELYDICVKIGIDEVTYFGFTQDNTKRPQVQRKAFVDACIKSVQEISKRDAELLVLGNTSSDMFPKELLAYTKRTKFGKGKIRINFLVNYGWYWDLTYAFDNSSDSKKMVESIASAEIPRIDLLIRWGGRHRLSGMLPIQTVYSDIYVVDEMWPDFKPEHLYSALEFYQDQDITLGG; encoded by the coding sequence TTGCCAGGACATATTGCTATAATACCGGACGGCAACAGAAGATGGGCTCTATCTAGAGGTTTAGAAAAACATGAAGGATACGACAACGGAATAGTTCCGGGTCTGGAATTATATGATATATGCGTAAAAATCGGAATAGACGAAGTTACTTATTTTGGATTCACTCAAGATAACACAAAAAGGCCTCAGGTTCAAAGAAAAGCATTTGTAGATGCCTGTATAAAATCAGTTCAAGAGATTTCTAAACGTGACGCTGAATTACTTGTACTAGGGAATACTAGTTCGGATATGTTTCCAAAAGAGTTGCTTGCATATACAAAGAGAACTAAATTTGGGAAAGGTAAAATAAGGATAAATTTTTTGGTAAATTATGGCTGGTATTGGGATTTAACGTATGCATTTGATAACTCTTCAGATAGTAAAAAAATGGTAGAAAGCATTGCATCAGCAGAGATTCCAAGAATAGACTTACTTATCCGGTGGGGAGGGAGACATAGGCTCAGCGGAATGCTTCCGATTCAAACAGTATACTCAGATATATATGTAGTCGATGAAATGTGGCCGGATTTTAAGCCAGAACACTTATACAGTGCACTGGAGTTTTATCAGGATCAAGATATTACATTAGGTGGATAA
- a CDS encoding type II toxin-antitoxin system HicA family toxin yields MSKLVPVDWRTFVKRLQELGFEGPYSGGKHPFMRKGDLVLTIPNPNKGTIGVDLLTRILKQARISREEWIGEDS; encoded by the coding sequence TTGTCTAAATTGGTTCCTGTCGATTGGCGAACTTTTGTTAAAAGGCTACAGGAACTGGGATTTGAAGGGCCTTATTCTGGCGGAAAGCATCCTTTTATGAGAAAAGGAGATCTTGTTTTGACGATTCCCAATCCGAATAAAGGTACAATCGGAGTTGACCTTTTGACCAGAATTCTTAAACAAGCCCGGATTTCTCGGGAAGAATGGATTGGAGAGGATTCCTGA